GTTTACCACAATATTTCTGTTCAAATCTGGAGGTTAATATATGGAGCAAAGCCCACAACATCCTGCAGAAGTACCAGTGCCCGTTGGAGGGGAGGTTGTACGTCAATGTCTACTCCCTTCTTACGCAAAACTTCTAAGCTTCCTTCAGTGATGTTATGACAGTGATTCACTTTCAGCGAGTTGAGCTTTGTGCAATATTCAGCAACTGTCCTGGAAAAcacaattttgtctttttttaaaatcacatcatGTGCAGTGGTTGCTAATAATGAACTaaactttaaaaagaaagtgACTTTCATTAATAAGATGCTCCATAATcactgaagtacttttaaagtgcaAGCATTGTTATGCATGGGAATACGAAATTTTAAACTGATTATATTGAATGTAAACCAAACCATTTAATTATGTTAAAACACTGAATAAATACCATGAGAGAATTTTTGCCTTAACTTACACAGCAGTAACAAGAGTCTGAAGGATTCATATTTCTATACTTTTCCATTAAGCAATTATGCAATGGAATATTTCTGGTGAGGCTGGAATCACAAGGACAAGAAACAATTCTGTCTAGCTGAAGAGCTAATTCCAGCAGGTTATTGATTAACTTTCAATATGTTTCAGATCTGCCTACCCTAGATCACTAACAAATTGCTGCAATACAGCACCATCCTATCAGTTACCATCAGCACAAGGTTGAAAGTTTCCCTGGCTGTGAGCCTTAagacttttttccccccccatAGAATGTGAATATTGTTGACAACATTTATTCCCCACTTCTATTgaccttgggaaggtggtgatgagctgtttTCTCGAACCAAAACAGTTTGCATATTAAAGGCACCACATCAGTACAGTTCAGTTTGGAGGAGTTTTAAGATTTTAACCCTGTGAAAATGAATGAGCACCAATATAATTCAAAGTCAAGATAGTacatgacttggaagggaactcaTATGTGGCTTGTATTCTTTTGTGCCTACTGTCATCTTCCACAGTGGCAGAGATtgagagtttgggaggtgctgttggagtaattTTGTCAAGTTGTCACAGTGCGTTTTGTAGGTGGTGTCTCCTGCAGCCAGGGTCcactggtggtgaagggagtgaatgttaAGGATGGTGAGTGTGATGCCAACTAAGTCAGTTTTGATCTGAATGGTGCTGAGCGCAGTTGGAGCAGCATTCACCCAGGCAAGTTGCAAATGTTTGATTACAGTTCTGACTAGTTTCTTGTAAACAATGAAATGGCTCTGGGGACTTTAGAAGCAAGACACTGGTTGCATAACACCAAGCTTCTAATGTGCTTTTTTTACCCACCATATTTACACGGTTGGTCCAATTAAATTTCTGCTCAACAGTGAACCCAAGATGTTGATAGTGGAGAAATCTGACAATGATAATGTACTGACTCTCAAGAGGAGACAGTTGGACTCCCTGTTAGTCATTGCCTGACACctattagaataaaaggcaaggctagcaggtttaagggaaccttggttatcgagggatattgaggccctggttaaaaaaaaaagtggagcgTATCAGGTATagacagttaggatcaaatgaggcgcttgagtaTAAAAAATTCAAGAGAACACTTAAatcaggagggagaaaggaggacatgaggttgctctggcagacagggtgaaggagaatcccaagggtttctatagctatattaagaacaaaagaatcGCAAGGGACAAAACTggccctcttgaagatcagcatggtcctctatgcatggagccaagagagatggggggagatcttaaatgaaatttttgcatccatatttactctggagacagacacagagactatagcaCTGAGGCAAAatagtagtgaggtcatggacagtatccagattacagaagaggaggtgatggctgtcttgaggtgaattaaggtggataaatccccagggcctgacaaggtgtcccctcggaccttgtgggatgccagtgcagaaattgcaggggccctggcagaaacacttaaaatgtgcttagccacaggtgaggtgtcagaggactggaggatagctaatatggttccattgttcaagaaaggctctaagaataagccaggaaattataggccagtgagcctgacatcagccatgggtaaattattggaaaatattccaaGGGACAGGACATATAAgtgtttggatagacagggcctgactagggatagtcaacatggctttgtgcgtggtggGTCACATCTAACCAATCTTGATTTTTTGTTTTGAGGAGGTTagcaagaaggttgatgagagaAAGGCAGTGGCTATTGTCCACATGGActatagcaaggcctttgacaaagtcccacatgggaggctggtccagaaagttaagccACTTCGCATTCAGGATTAGattagattcaacattggcttagcaggagaagccagagaatggtagtagatggttgtctctctgattggaggcctgtgactagtggtgagccgcaggggtcggtgttgggtctgttgttgtttatcatccatattaatgatttagatgatgacgtgataaactggatcagcaaatttgtggatgacaccaagactgggggcatagtggacagtgaggaaggctatcaaagcttgcagcgtgatcttgaccagctaagtaaatgggctgaaaaatggcagatggaatttaatgcagacaagtgtaacgTGTTGCACTgtgagaggacaaaccagggtaagacttccACAGTGAATTGTAGGGCTCCGAAGTgttcagtagaacaaagggacctgggaatacagatccatagttccttgaaagtggcatcacaggtagatagggtcgtaaagagagcttttggcactttggccttcataatcagggtattgagtacaggagttaggatgttatgttgaagttgtagaaaacattggtgaggccaaatttagagtagtgtgtgcagttatggtcacctacctataggaaagatatcagcaagcttgaaagggtgcagggaaaatttacaaggatgtttccaggacttgaggacctgagttatagggaaaggttgaataggttgggactttattccctggagcacaggagaatgaggggagatcttatagaggtatacaaaattatgaggggtatggatagggtgaatgcatgcaggctttttcccctcaggttgggtgatactagaactagaggagatacatttagggtgaaaggtgaaatatttaaggggaatctgaggggaaacttcttcactcagagggtggtgcgagtgtggaacgagctgccagaggaagtggttcaattgtaacatttaaaggaggtttggataggtgcatggatgggaggggtttggagaaaTATGGTCTCggcgcaggtagatgggactaggcagaagatcaggtgtcATGGACTAAATGGggcaaaggcctgtttctgtgctgtagtactctatgacttgtGGCATGAATGCCAATTGTCACATCAGCCCAAGCCCAAATATTGTTTTGGTTTTGCTAAGTATACAGACCCCTTTATTATCCATGAAGCTGCATACAATTGTCATCATCAGTAAACATTCCCAATTCTGACATTATGAAGGAAGGAAAATCATTAATGCAGTAGCTACAGATGGCCGAGTCTAGGGCACTGCCGAGGATCTCATGCTGCGATGTCCTGAATTCAAGATGTCTGATCTCCAACAACTGCAACCATTATCTTTTCTGATTCCCAACAACCTCAATGTTACCAGGATTTCCTAATCTTTCGCTTTCACATGACTATCTGATGTGGAGCAACAACTATTACTTTTATGCTTAGATGTTGAAGCCACACCTAACTGGGGAGGGCAGAATGCTTGCTGCAATATCTCATTCACTTTTACGGATTGGatattgggttgttttctgaTCTGTAGTCCTGATTGCCACAGTCCAAATTAGAGATCTTCATTTCTATTTGTACATTAATTGTCCATTTCTGCCACGACTTGTACAGATGTGACTTCTTTTTCTATTCAAGGGATTGGGACTTCGCAGGCTGAACCaacatttaattacccatccctaattgcccctccTGGAGATAACTAAACATAAACAGGCTATCAAAGGCAAGGATCTTCTGTGTCGCATTTTCAAAATCTGTTTCTTTATGACCTTGTGATTTCCATTTGGCTTTCTGAACTTCATTTAGAATGAAAGTACCTTGCTGGATTGAGTGACCTGGAAGGGCCTGCACGATTTCAAACTGGTGAGACCTTGGGAATGTGAAAGTGTTTATTTTCCTGAATTCACTGGATCTTTCCAGAAGGTAGCAGCATTACGGTGTGTGGATGGAAAAATGATGTTTGCTGACACAGACAGctagggtgctggggagtggaATTAAGTACATCATGTTACATTTTTGAGTTGGACACAATAGATAGggctgcatatggtccatattgGTGCAGAGAGTACTTAGCTACAGAAAATGGAAGGGCCATTTCTGACGTCTGCAGCACCGATGCAGATGTTTCCCAACATGTGCATGCTTGATGACACTCCTGTTTATATACTGCTTTTAGGTCAAGATCAGTCATTCTTACCCCACCTCTAGAATTCAACTATTTTGTTCCTTTTTGGaccaaggccataacaaagtcaAGTGCTCCTGGCAGAACCCATATTGACATGGGCGAGCATCATCAGATGGGATTTTCTATCTCTTTTGTGATTGAGAgtaaattggtaggttaattaactagCTGGTGACCATCCTCATGTCCAGTACCTAGGTTGTGGAATGGTCTATATtagttttgttatttttgtttgcagTATTTAATACAGCTGAGAGGCTTGTCCATTTCAGAAAGCAGTTAGAGAAACCATGCTGCTCTGGGTCTAGCAGTCAGTCTGGGTTAAGGATGGCAAAATTTCCCTCCCTCAACGACACTGGTGTACCAGATGGGTTTAATCTAAAGAATTTCATTATCACACTTACAACTCTAGCTTTTCATACCAAACAATGCCCCTAGACATCGTCGTGGGATTTAAATATGTTTCGTGATCCATAGTCCAGGTTTCTGAATTGCTGTATCCTAACCACTTGCTTTTATAGCCTTACTACATGACACACTATGTCCATCCCAAGCTATTGGATAAGCACGAGTtgcattttctttaaacaaaGGTAGTTTAATTTAAGGAAATGATGCCAATTTCAAACCATCCTGATCATCTTAGAAGTGTTATGATTCAACTGAATGACTTGGGCACCAGAATTGTTCTTGGTGGTGTGTACAAGAAGCCAGTCTAGTTAGGATAGCAGActcgctgggctgaatggcctacttctgctcccttgtcttgtgatcttgtgatctccttccctaaaggacattagtaaactaGTTGGGTTTTTAAATGATAATCTGACAGCAGTTTCATGGCCACTTTGTACTGACATCAGTTACAGATTATTTTAACAGACTTAAATTGCCATGGTGGAATTTCAGATACCATGCTGGGACTTTTAACTCTGCCACTCCTAAATCCAAACCTCAAATTACCAGCCCCGTCCTCTAATCACTATACCAAGTATGCTGCAGACCTTCAATAGTTTATGGGACAGACATACACAAAAAGCCCAAAAACATTTGAGAGCAGCAGTCTTTGGTCTTTACCTTATACATTCATTCCTGAGGCGGAGACAGCCAGTCAAATCCAGGTGTTCGAGCTCAGTGCATACTTTGGCCACTTCCTGCACTGAGCTATCACTGAGGTTTGCATTGACTGCCAGGGACAGTGACTTGATCTTTGGACACTTACGCACTAGGTAGCAGACTGCTTCATCATTCAACTGCTTGCAAGCGGTCAGATCAATTGACACAAGTCGGCTGCAGCGATCAGCCAGGCTTCGCAGGGAAAGGGGATCCACCCAGTCGCATTGCCTGAGAGAAAGATACTGCAAGTTGGGGCAATTCAGTGACAAGGTCTCTAGCGTCTGCCTGCTCAAGTCACGGCATCCCGTCACATCAACCTTCTCCAAGTGATGATTTTGACCAATCACTGGCGAGAGCTCGAGGTCCGTTAGCCAATCGGAGCAGCTGTGAACGCTCAGGTGGTGCAGCACCATGTTGTCTTTCAGTAGCCTGCAGAATGCGTGTTGAGGAATGGCAGCCCCGAACTGAACTCGATCAGAGAGAAAAAGTTGTGAGTAATGATTTTTCCCCCAatattcttttatttctcttttccccCGTTTTTATTCCGCGCTGGCCCCAGCTCCACCAATCAATCGCTGGTTGCCCAAGGTGATTTAGCAGCCCAACATATCACTATTATGTTTcagaagaagtttcttcattcagagcATTATTCTATTTCTTCCTCCTGCTTCCCCTTAAATGGGCAAAATTCTGTCTGCACCCTGGTTAACAGGCTCATGAAGTTACAGTGCAGGGGGCACAGCTGACACCACAGAAAGGCATCAGTTAGCAGCCTTTTTATATGCACCCAGCATTTATCATCATCTTTGATAACTGTGCAAGCTTGAGGTTCTGGTGTGGCCTTTGTGAAGCTGCAATCCCTCATTGCATGCCAGTTTGTATATTCCAGTATATTACTataaattgggactagctgggtgggcacagagCTTGGTATGGACTCAttcagccaaagggcctgtatccgtgctgtatagctccatgactctctactcctgtattctgttatttctattaattctTATTTCTTCATCTTCTGCGCTCCAACTCTGCTATATGCAGCTACTAGGGAAGCACATCTGTACTTTATTCTAGACTAGGGCAGTAGGACATGGCCATTGGATAGTCCGTATAGGCAAGGCCAGGGACAGACAGGAATACATGGTTTTCACCAACTATAAAGAGTGTTGGATGGGACATCCCAATGCTCCAGTTGGAAAAGATGCGTGGTAAATTCTTTTCCATATAGCCTCACTCCAAAGCAAACTCTAATACAAAGTCAAAATCTGCAGCTAATAAAAGCTATAAAATAACACTAACCAATGAACTCTACCACTCAAAAAAATTGCTAAGAATCGCCAGACAGCAAATGGTTGATGATAAAAAGCCTACTATTTCTTTAGTAACAATACACAGCCCTTCTCATAACACAGTCCTGAATATTAAATGACAGGAGGCAGCAGTGTGTCTGTGCTGGATGTTTGCTAATAAAAGCTATAAAATAACACTAACCAATGAACTCTACCACTCAAAAAAATTGCTAAGAATCGCCAGACAGCAAATGGTTGATGATAAAAAGCCTACTATTTCTTTAGTAACAATACACAGCCCTTCTCATAACACAGTCCTGAATATTAAATGACAGGAGGCAGCAGTGTGTCTGTGCTGGATGTTTGAGATTCTGTTCATCTCTCCCTCCCATTATTCAAATATTTCCTTTccaattatttatccaatttcctttcaaaagttGTGTCTGAATTTGTTCCTAGTGTCTCATCAGGTAATGCAGTACAAATCACTAAGGAGAGTTGCTCAGTCTCCCAACCTTTGACGGGCTCCTAGGTGGTAGAGGGAGGCACAATGTCCCTGGCTGCACTGGCACGTTACCTGGGAGGTGTCCAGACTGTGACAGTTTGCCAGGTAGACCTGAATCAGGGCACGGAACTGCTTGCTGACACGCTGCAGACAGACAAGTTGGCACAGTGGGAGGTGGCATAGGACATGGGGAACCAGAACATCCTCCCAGGGCAACTCCAGAAGCTGGCACCTGCTGGTAAGAAAAACGAATTTTAGAAAGGAATAAAAGGCACAGAGAAAACCACATTGAGCCCTATGCCCCCAGTTGCAATCCCATCAACgcaatggagagagagacagagacaacaAAACCAGACTcttaccaaccatcaaccacccagttttACACTGACCTACCCTGACCCATGTAGAAGAACGAAGAGAATGAATCATAAGTCAGTACTTTTACATAAAGAAACAACGTAAAGGAGAAACCACCGTCTGGAATAGTGTTTATTTATTCCATGGATGACATTGTCCAATTAAAATTCTTTACTGCAGCAAAATTCAACACTGCAAATTTCGATGttaggtttaaaaataaaagtggattCAACGTCAATTCATTCTGAGCTGAAGGATCTCACTCAGTCCACCTGCTCATCACTAAAAGCACTTCCCAGGAAACTGGATCATGTTGTGTTTTCAGCACTGATTTAAACTTAATGGTCTGGAAGGAAAATTACACAACTCACAAAATTCTATTTTGTAGTATTTTCTAGAGGTAGATACAGGGCACCTGGCATGATATCATCTATCATGCAATGTTCCTTTGGATCATTTCCAAATGTAGGTTGAGGCAAACTGTTTTACTTTGGTATCACTGGTTGCTCAAAGAATCACATTTTCATAGCACTCAATTCGCTACGGATGTGCTACTTAGAGCTATTCACCAACTTTACAGTTATGCAATGTGTAGCAAGCAATTCTGTCAGAGCAACTTGGGCTTGTGTTGGTCCCACTGGATGTGCTGTTTAAGCTGGAGGTACACAACAGGCATCCAAAGTAGGACTTCATGCCTGGAGGTCCTGATGAAGATGGGAAAGGAGTGATGCCCTTGGCAGCCTATCCTTAAGAGCATTCAGTGAGCCATGCTCCAATCTGCAGCTCTCAACAAAGGAAGATATCTAGACATTATCATGCCTGGAGACCCGAGGAGGACAGGGAAGGAGTTATGTCTGTACAACACTATCCTCAACAGCACTCAGTTTTACGCT
This genomic stretch from Pristis pectinata isolate sPriPec2 chromosome 30, sPriPec2.1.pri, whole genome shotgun sequence harbors:
- the fbxl15 gene encoding F-box/LRR-repeat protein 15 isoform X1 — translated: MVFSKFDWCSKSSRCQLLELPWEDVLVPHVLCHLPLCQLVCLQRVSKQFRALIQVYLANCHSLDTSQFGAAIPQHAFCRLLKDNMVLHHLSVHSCSDWLTDLELSPVIGQNHHLEKVDVTGCRDLSRQTLETLSLNCPNLQYLSLRQCDWVDPLSLRSLADRCSRLVSIDLTACKQLNDEAVCYLVRKCPKIKSLSLAVNANLSDSSVQEVAKVCTELEHLDLTGCLRLRNECIRTVAEYCTKLNSLKVNHCHNITEGSLEVLRKKGVDIDVQPPLQRALVLLQDVVGFAPYINLQI
- the fbxl15 gene encoding F-box/LRR-repeat protein 15 isoform X4 is translated as MPPPTVPTCLSAACQQAVPCPDSGLPGKLSQSGHLPGNVPVQPGTLCLPLPPRSPSKFGAAIPQHAFCRLLKDNMVLHHLSVHSCSDWLTDLELSPVIGQNHHLEKVDVTGCRDLSRQTLETLSLNCPNLQYLSLRQCDWVDPLSLRSLADRCSRLVSIDLTACKQLNDEAVCYLVRKCPKIKSLSLAVNANLSDSSVQEVAKVCTELEHLDLTGCLRLRNECIRTVAEYCTKLNSLKVNHCHNITEGSLEVLRKKGVDIDVQPPLQRALVLLQDVVGFAPYINLQI
- the fbxl15 gene encoding F-box/LRR-repeat protein 15 isoform X2, which gives rise to MVFSKFDWCSKSRCQLLELPWEDVLVPHVLCHLPLCQLVCLQRVSKQFRALIQVYLANCHSLDTSQFGAAIPQHAFCRLLKDNMVLHHLSVHSCSDWLTDLELSPVIGQNHHLEKVDVTGCRDLSRQTLETLSLNCPNLQYLSLRQCDWVDPLSLRSLADRCSRLVSIDLTACKQLNDEAVCYLVRKCPKIKSLSLAVNANLSDSSVQEVAKVCTELEHLDLTGCLRLRNECIRTVAEYCTKLNSLKVNHCHNITEGSLEVLRKKGVDIDVQPPLQRALVLLQDVVGFAPYINLQI
- the fbxl15 gene encoding F-box/LRR-repeat protein 15 isoform X3, producing METGESSSRCQLLELPWEDVLVPHVLCHLPLCQLVCLQRVSKQFRALIQVYLANCHSLDTSQFGAAIPQHAFCRLLKDNMVLHHLSVHSCSDWLTDLELSPVIGQNHHLEKVDVTGCRDLSRQTLETLSLNCPNLQYLSLRQCDWVDPLSLRSLADRCSRLVSIDLTACKQLNDEAVCYLVRKCPKIKSLSLAVNANLSDSSVQEVAKVCTELEHLDLTGCLRLRNECIRTVAEYCTKLNSLKVNHCHNITEGSLEVLRKKGVDIDVQPPLQRALVLLQDVVGFAPYINLQI